The segment cagagcttccgcgaccatgaaactcaaaaaatctacggatgtattaccaataactacgccttaaataaaagtttcatacttgcatatttttcttttagcatgagtttataatgACAGAAAATAATTCTCCCACGCAATTGAAATTaagcttgttagaaacaggaggagaacctcatcctaacatgagcaaagtcgaaggtccgatttcttaaagatcggatggggggagaggcccttacaacggcccttatgtacccccacagccttgttagaaacaagaggagaacctcatcttaacatgagcaaagtcgaagacccgatttcttaaagactggatgggggagaggcccttacaacggcccttatgtgcccccacagctttgttaagaacaggaggagaacctcgtcctaacatgagcaaagtcgaaggcccgatttcttaaagatcggatggagggagaggcccttacaatggtccttatgtacctgcacagccttgttaggaacaggaggagaatctcttcctaacatgagcaaagtcgaaggtccgattttttaaagatcggatggggggagaggcccttaaaatggcccttatgtgcccccacagccttgttagaaacagaaggagaacctcatcctaatatgagcaaagtcgaaggcccaatttcttaaagaccggatgggaggagaggcccttacaacggcccttatgtgcccccgcagtcttgttaggaacaggaggagaacctcgtcctaacgtgaGCTGAAGccgactgtcgggaacaaggTGAGGATCTCATCTCGATGCAagcaaagactcggttgatcgacaaggaggaaagcttccccaatgattcctctacactctcacgaccccgtcaaaAGCGGAGGGAAGACCCCCACCTAAACACAGAAGAAAgggagaaatgaaaagaaaagcgacgaactacaccagcgataaatgaaaaatgagctacagggaacctcgtctcaatgaggaaggagattcttactaaaaaccctcagtctctaagagggaagtcAACACAAGTCAAAGATAAATCAACCTCCTCGAGATAACGAAAAGTTCGGACTCCTGAGCTCGAACCTAAGGCGacaaacaaaaagggcaaatcgacacggcgacAATCAGGAACCACTAAACAACAacaacatcgaacaagacaaaaggcaAGAGGaattcggtaaacgacaacttaatgaaAAAATGAACAAGGTAACGgagaatctccttttcatttcattatcaaAGTATACATTATCAAGCCCcggaggccaaaaaagaaaaactataaaaaaggaaagagaatacATAGAAGGACAAAAGTTAAGAAGAGCTCTAAAggagctcggcttcttccgacttcgagctctcgatcgGAGGTCCTTATTGGAGACCGCTTCAAGTCTTCGACTTCCCCTTCTagctccatctttctcagcaacaTCTCCCGGTACATTCGGTGAAACCACCGACTTTCGCTCTTCACCCCGTTCCGCTCCATTTCCAAACTTTCGCTCTTCGCCCCGTTCCGCTCCATTTCCAAACTTTCGCTCTTCAACCCGTTCCGCTCCGTTTCCAAACTTTTGCTCTTCGCCCCGTTCCGCTCCGTTTCCAAAATCCTAACCTTAAGAAGAAGAATGCAGGATAAAGCCCGGGAAACGGCAGCGACGGCGATGACGACCcgcttcaagaagaatcggaagcACCCCGGTGGCCACGGTaacgtcggaggcatgcaccaccaccgcatCCTCTCCGACAAGTACCATCTcgagtacttcggcaaggtcggcatgcgctacttccatcgcctccgcaacaagttctaccgtcTCGCCGTCAATGTCGACCGCCTTCGATCCCTCATCCCCAATGACATCAAGAAGTCCGCCGTTGCTCGTGGCGACAACTCCACTCCCTCGATCGGTGTCACCCAATTCGGTTACTTCAAGATCCTCGGGTGAGATGCACCTGCCTACCAGCTTCTttgttaaatccctgttgttgaaggaatcctTCCTCGGGCCCTCTTCGAAGCCGAAGGAGTCTTCAATGGCAGCTCGGTAGTCACTGAACTTTCTCCTCTTTTCGACCCCTGGCACCCCCTCGGGACGGACCTCTAGAACGGGAACTTCTGCGGGAGAATTCCATGAAAAGACTCGGGGAACTGAAGGCTCGGCGTCCAAAGGGACGTCAGTAGCAAGGGCAGTCTGGGCAGGTATGGCTGAGCTCGCCTCTCTCATTCTGGTCTTCTTTTCCAGTCCGATGGTTGTGGTGCCTTTTCTCTTgtaggccttgaggcccctggccagCAGTTGTACGGCTTCCGTGCCTTCCGCATCCATGCCTACAACAAAAAGACAAGGGGgagaggtcaaaaaaaaaaaaaagaaaagaagaaagaagagaaaaggaggggagagagagaaggagaagaaaaatcccGAAAAATCGGGGGAAGACTGCCGATAAACTCTCGGAAGCTACACAGAcggagcaagaagaagaagaaaccacAAAATGATGAGAGAGCAAAGAAGTTTTGGGACCAACCTGGATTGGCCCGAGGGAAGCAGGAAGGCGGCAAAAACGGTGGGAGTTGACTCAAAGAAGacctaaggccgaaaaggatgatGGAGAGGAGCGgagctctcaggaagaagaagagcaTCAACTGGACTTTCAAGCGAGGTGAAGTCCCTGGAGGAGAGGAGTGGGCTTAAATAGACAACAGGGCCCGGCGCAGTAATGATGGCGGATGTCCCCAGGCCGACcaccgctcgccacgtgtcccactcaccatggcgagCGGTTGACTGCTGACGGGGCCATTATTAGGAGGTACATAGGGGGGCGCTCCAGCAGAGAttctgaaaagtctcttcggatcgcctagGGCAGCGCTCCAACGGAGGTTTTTGAAAAGTCTTCAGATCGCCCAGGGCAACGCGCCAGTGGGGATTTCGAAAATTCCCTTCGGATCGCTTCGAtccaaaaagactccagcacacacgcgcaaaatgccaaaatatctgagaatGGTCGCGCATGgaaatcgagggagcaacttcggcttcaaaaatttctctgtactttcttcattcgaaactcgaactcgaaagtagggggactggtgttgggtataaaatacccccagccgaagttcataagaggccaactctctCGAGATCCCTCCGACTTTGTGCAGCATCTTTTTCGGATTGCTCTGGCAGTCGAATTTCCACAATGACGATCGAACTCCTCCGACGGGCGAGCTCCTATTgaaccctccggacttctccaatggcAAGCTCCTTCGACCGTCCATCGGACTGCTTCAAGTGCCCTCCGGGCTCCATTATCAGCCGACCTCTCGCGGCGATCGActgatctctgaatctcttcagaCTTCTCCTGACCACGATCGACCCTAGTCCGAACTtccttcgaacttcgtcaatggccGAACTTCCCCAATGACAGATCCCCATGGCGATCGGGCTTCATCTACATTTCTACAGCGgccgaccgccttctggatttcgCCCGGGCTCCTGAGAGAGCCGGGTTTCTGCCCCGAACTTTCATTGCAGGTGggtttcgtccgaacttctataacgAACAGGCTCCGCTAGCGGGATctctacttcgaactcctaccacaaatggtctactccgagcttctattacaagcgacctactccgaatttctactacgaacggtctactccgaactcctacagcgggctgtctaccccaaacgtctaatgtaagcaaattccattcgagcctctactatgaacaaaatttttccgaactgctattacaggtagacctcagccgAGCTACTCTGTGGCAaggggattccggacgagcttctacaacgggacactactccgatTTTCCACGACGACTggtcctcgtccgagctcctcaACAAACAGCCCCCTTTCGACCACTCACGAGAATCGAATCCCGTccgaactcctccagcggatagatttcggacgagcttctacgacagatgagctccagcagctgggtccctgcgatggtCGATCGCTCTCGATGTCTACCGAGCCTCCcgagcgctatccgaagtccatcgccggccgacctcctaccgggCTCCCCGTAAAATCGGGCTTCCTtagcggacgatcttcggatgagcctccacattagataaatcccagacagactaccctagcgatcggacttctctGGACTccaccaacagaaaatctccatccgagctcctgttgCAGGCGACCCCCGCTTGAAACATTGGCGACCTCgggacatccgagcctctcccaaaacaacgatgtgaagagcccttctgctccatcaggcatcccagccgagcttcaaccgacggatccgaactctctgacaagccacgacaagagccgccaccctgctctactctctgcaacggatttctcgcagctccaccactctctggcaagtcatgacaacggacaccacttcatTCTCCGCAgcgagctccacgtggccctaggcgacctctgacgccactactctccgtaacaaactccgcacgtctctgaacggcccacttccAGACGGTTACATATGTCGCTATCGGCTAGTTACGCTCtcggtctataaataaggatccccccagatacgtttttttctaagctctaatttctatctcaaaactctgctaaaattttcattcgagcactccatttttgttgaggcagagaactgacttgagcgtcggagggtcttgccagagcaccctcaactccgatttagactttctttgcaggtcccggcgacgaccgtgactccctcaactccagcttctccgacgtcggtagatttttgtaccaacaaatataaataaaaaatagaatataattctaactatttaattataattataaaaattatatactaaaactaaaataattaataataaaatttaataaaatatataaaataaaaaatatataaataatataaataaaaatgaagaagtattatagttttattaaaaataatgaaatatAATTTTGCCAGAAATTTATCTCTCATATATTTAATCCATCGGGCAGGCTCGAGCAAACAGACAATTTCTTCTTTTCATTCattctttatataattttttaagtcAAATGACGAATACATACCATCCATCCATCCAACTCCAACCAGCGGTCCTCTTGTTGCTCCAACCAAAGATGGGATAAAAGACTCTTGATTCTTGTCAATTAGAGAAGAAAGAACAATACAATCGAACAAACCAAATCCAATAGTGAGTCTACAAAATGATTCAGAATTCTGATAGATTGTCGGAAGATCGCTCAGCTGGATCTGCACCTTGTTGAAGAGGTGATGGTCCCGACCTCCTCGAATGGATCACGGAGACTCGGAAAAAGAACGTCTATTTCTGTCAATTATTCTCTATCCCCTATGCTACACTCATCCCACTACACATAACTAGGAGTCCAGCCCCAAGTAATCCAATCTATTGCTTATTTGCTTTCATAATCGAAGCACGCCCAATTGCTTGTGAAATTGGACGCTTCCTTTTGCTGAAAGTGATTAAGTAGTTGTATCATCTGAATCAAAGTTTTGTAGTCCCTCCAATCTTTTTTAGATCACTAACTAATTCAACTGTAGCAATGCAGTTGACTTGTGACCATACCAAAAATACTATTCATATACATCGTTTAAATTTTCATCAACAAAATAAGCATAATGCCGAAAGAGACCTCTAAAACAGTAGCTTACAAGAATAAAACCTTTCCTAATCACTGCAGGCTTGCTTTCCACGCCGGGATGTCTCTCTTAGACCATTCCAACCTTTTGCCATCCCCGGGTCTCCTGCTTCCCTCCAAAACCCTAAAACTCTTCCCTCCTCCCCCAATTTCAAACCCCAAATCTCCCCAAAACCCGCCAAATACATCCCCTCTCCCATTATGCGCTCCATCTCCACCATGAGATCCCTCCTCCCCTTCCCCTCTTCAATATATTTTCCCCCATCCCACCTCCTCTCCAAGACCTCTCCACCCCCTTTTCTCACTCTCATCCCAACCTCTCCATTCCCCAAATTCATCCTCCAATCCCCGATCGCCTATCTTCCAAAGCCCTCGTCTTCCACCCTCAGATCGTTTTGTACCAGCTCCATCGACGGCCCCGATCCATCGATGGATGCCCGGGTTTCCTCTGGGGAGATCCATGTGATCCTCGGCCCGATGTTTGCTGGGAAAACCACCACTCTCCTTCGCCGAATCCGGTCTGAGATCGAGAACGGAAGGTGCGAGCCTCTCTCTTGAGCTGTTATCTCCCACAAGTTGTGATTTTCTGTTTTTCCTGCACGTAAAAATCCATTCTTTGCATTCTTTGGTCAGTACATCGATGGTTTCTGGCTACCGTGATTTGGGGTTATGTTGTATGGTTCAGCATTACGAGATAACCCTGATCAAAGGTTCGGGATGCCCCATTAGTTTCCTATTCTTTTTGGCGATCAATTGTTTATGCCCTAAAGTTAATTAGGAAATTTGTTGTGTTTGGGTTGATAGATTAGATTTCtcgttaatttttatattttatgcattttATATGGTAATGGTTGACAGCTCTTGGTAACGAAATTTAACAGAGATGATGGACTGAGAGGTTTATTTTCTTGTCTTGCTGTGAGCAGGAGTGTGGCTGTAATAAAATCTAACAAGGATACGAGGTATGGGTTGGATTCTGTAGTGACTCATGATGGCTCAAAGATGCCATGTCTGGCTCTGCCAGAGCTTTCGATGTTCCGAGATAAATTTGGAATTGAAGCTTACAATAAGGTACAGAAAACTTAATCTGATTTACATTATTAAACGTTATATTGTGGTGCAGTCATGGATACCTTAGTATGTCTTTCTGTTATTTGGTCAATCAGGTTGAAAATTTCTCAAATGGTTTGAGTTAAACGTGGCATCTGTGTTGTATATTTTGCTAACCATCTCTTGTGGCTTGATGTATGGCTATTTCCTTAGAAAAGGGTGCCATTTAAAGAGTTTTGCATCATATAAGTCATGTGAGGTAAATTGTGGAATATTATGTGAACACAAAATCCATTTTGAGTTTTAGAAGGGCTTGATTGTAACTAGGCTTGTTTTCTCCTGTTTTACCGCGgtcttttaaattatttttgatatatgGTGAAGTCAGCACTTTTGCATATCGTGATCAGAGGGCTTCAGTTAGCATCCAAGTTCTGCCATTTGCATGGTCTTTTGGCTAAATAGTTGTCTTCCTTCAATGACAAAAATGAAATAGAAATACTTTATGTATACTGTACATAAGCCACATGTATTCATAAAATTTTCTGAATCAATTTTTGGATCAAGAATTCAAAATCTTTGCTGGCTAGATCGGAATAGGCTTCAATCCAGTGTAGGACTAAAAGTCAGATTATTTTTCAGAACTCCGTAACCTAGTAAAGTATTGTTCCCCCTACTCTTGATCTCATGATTTTACCTCCCATCTTCATCTGGAGATCTAGGAAGACAGCTTTTAGTAGAAATATTGATAAGGTAATTTATGCTAAAATGATGTAACTGCAAACTTTTCTCTGGGTGCACTTGCGAAAGGACTTGGACTGATTGATAACTGCTTTTCTAAAGGACTGGAAAATcagtttagatctgatatgtggagATATAACAACCTTTCTTATTCTGGTTGTGTTGCTTTCTGCCCATGGAACTGGTGAATTGGATGGCCATGTTATTTGGATGGCATGAGAAAGCACATAACATGTTTTATTTGTCACTTTTTCAGGTTTTTATGAGTATATCATAATGTTCAGTCTGCTTTGAAGTTTTAGCTTATGTATAATTTGGAGAAGTGCCCATGTGTGAATAAGAATATTTCATTAactgattttaatttaaaaagttGAGTAGCATTTTATCTAGAGCCATGTTTGACTATGAGACTATGTAATACCTTTGAAAAGCCTATCATTTAttcctctaaaattttatttttttctgtatGTTAATATCACACAAATAGAAATATTAGCCCCTTCACTGGAAGCTCACAGGATGAAGCCTTGCTCTGATTTGCAAATTGTTAtcatattctttattttctttgtttGAGAATCCATCTTACCTTCTCACAATTGGCTGCATGTATTTTCACCAAATTTTAAAAAGGTAGGAGTGATGGATGAACGGCAAACTCTACACTTTCCTTTTGCAAGGTTGACTTTGTGGTACATTGTTTGAGCAACTGTCCATGATTCCTCAAAGTACATTGCATGTTCCTCTGGTTAACAGTGTGAAATAAATCCATATCATTGTTGTTAAGGTGATTTAGAGTTTGTTCACTACAAATGCTTCCTGTATATTGAGAAAAGTAGGGCCTTAAGTTTAGGATAATTGAGGGGATGGTCAAAAGGCATAGAGGAGAATGGTCATTCAGAAGGATAGAAGTAATGTGAAAGGAGAAAGAGGAAAATGCTCCCTACATATACTTCACAGAAGTACAcaatgaataaaattttaaagttctTGTGGATAGGTATTATCTCTTGGGACGAGATTCATATTTATtatcaacaaattttttttttccattgacCCATTGCAATTGCTTGCTTCGCTATATCCATGTGATAAACATAGAAAATGCCACTTAACGTTACCTGGTTCAACATTCTGCCTTCCCATAAACTTTGCGCCATTAGGTCACCATTTTTTCGAGGTCATCAttcccttattcttaaagggaAGAGCGTACTTATTGACATTTATATTTTTCCAACAAAAGTTCCTATCTGTGTCATGGGAAGTTGTGATTGTAGTTTCTTGTATTTCTTGAATATAGGATCTCACTTGACTATCTTCTTGTGCATTGAGAAGGATCATGCATTAAGGttggttgctttttttttttttgtgtaaagTAATTGGGTCTTGTATGCATATATTATGAAATATAGAGGAAACCTGATAGCATAAGAACTTCGTGTCTTTGTTCATAGAAATGTTTTTTTTTATTGTTGGAAAACTAATCATCAGACCATCTTCACTTAACAATACGATGTGCCTTTAGTCTGAAAATTCTAGTCATGCAGCTTACATTGGTGATAGTTGGACTAGGGCTATCAAACGGATGAGCTATGCTGTTTGTGAACTTGTGTTTGCCTCAAATTAGTCAGGACTTTGAGCTCGTAAAATAAATGAGATGAACATGAGCTAGGGCTAGATTGCTGGTGGTTGGCTTTGTatagttaaaaaataaatatataaataaatattatatataatattaatccttaaatatttataaattaaaattaattttatattatttttgaatactATTATAATTTCATTTAAATGAACTACATTTATAGCAGTTAGATTGGAATCTATGACATGAATGTTAGCCTATTTGCTAATAAATATTAGAGCTGTTAGGTTTACATAGCAGCTCATTTTTATGAGTGGAAACCTCATGCAGCCTAACTCGTCTGAACTCTCCCTTTGTCCTgccactttctttctcttttcaccTACCTCATTGTCACATcgctctcctctctctctatttgtatctctctctttttttctttatgcAATCCAAGCACCAAAAGGGCAGATGAGGTGTGGCTTCCTCCATTCACCATCACGTCAGCAACTATGGCATGCCAAGAGGCTCAGCTTCAAGATGTCAAGGCATTGCTACCTTCTTGCATGGTAAAGTCGGTAACCATGTCTGCCAAATGGTTTAGATATAAGAGCTTATTCAAAATTAGAGATGTGAGAGGTAGGAGATGGAGGATTTTTCCCCCCTTTTTCTTCTGCAACTATGGTTGCCAAGAGGTTCAGATCCAAGGTCTAATTGATTATGGTATGGGTGTGAGGTTTTTCAATTTTTACCCTTTTTCCTTCTCCGCTTTAGGGTTCCCTCCATCCATTGCTGAAAGCTCAGGCTTGTCTGAATGTTTGAGCCTATTCGAGCCGAGATAGTCTCATACAATTTAAGCCAAGCTTGAGTTGACTCCACCTTTCTCATGTTTGGCTCATTTGCACTCAGTTTTGGACATATACTATTATTGAATGGTAGTGTACAGTAATAGTGGAAAGTTGAGGGATATATCTTCTACACATTCTCTCATGCATCCACTATACTCTTGTCCATATGTatttggatgacattcttttcgcTCACAATAAAGCATGGTATGATGATAACTGCTGTAACAAACAACCCTCACACTTTTTCCTTCTTTACCAGGAAAAAACAAACACTTGCCTGGTGGTTCCCATTTAtcaccatttttttctttttctttttgcttagCAAAAGTAGGATTCAAAAGTTAGTCATCAGTCACAGTAGCATACTTTTTTTCACTTAATTTTCTTATCCATATAACTTCTCTTCTATGCTGCTGCCATTCTACAAATGTGTGATAGCTTTCATGTCAAGGCACTTGGTTACTTTTTAATGGTGCCATCAATTTTGCCCTTATTTGATAATGTATGCGTGTCATGAATAGCTCTTTGATGCTAACAACAAAATCTGTAAATATATAACATATCAATAACCATGCCGTGGTCTGTTTGAGATGATGTCTTGCCAGTTGCAGTACAGATGGCTCTGATTATGTTTTCCGGGCCAGTTTCATGTCTCACACTTCTCATCTTCTCAAAAGATAGGCCTTTCTTTTCTTATTcattaatgaaaaagaaaattttacataaTCTATGATTAGCTCCAACATATTTATTTtaagccaattttaatccttttGTTTTTGTTGGAATTCTAAGatgtaacagcatatcatttgactAGCTTGAAAGAAGCATTCTCTTGCATCATATCTGTTTGCTTGATTATGATGTGATGCATGCAGGACAATCTCTTGCTAACAATGTGTTCTTGCAGCTGGATGTGATAGGAATTGATGAAGCGCAGTTCTTTGAAGATCTTTATGACTTCTGCTGCAGGGCTGCTGATCATGATGGAAAGACTGTTATTGTTGCAGGCCTGGATGGCGATTACTTGAGGTAATTTAAAAACTCAAGCAAGCTACCCATCAGAAGATTATTGCATCATTTGGTTCTCTAATATGTCTCACTAGTATGTCATCAGAAGGATTTTGTATTGGTTTTGAACTGCAATTTATGTTCCTGTAAGCTAGATATTTATGTTGGGCATTGGAGCATCATTAGGTTTTTAAATATACCTCACTAGCATATCATCAGAAGTTTTTCCCATTGGTTTTGAACTGCATTTTATGTTCCTGTGGGATAGCTATTTATGTTGGGCATTAAATCTCAATTGGATGCACATTACTGTTTTGTTCGCATTCTTTTAGTCCTGACGAAAAAAGAAACTTCTTTCAGAAGGAGATTTGGCTCGGTACTTGATATCATTCCTCTAGCTGATTCTGTCACTAAGCTGTCTGCACGATGTGAGCTGTGTGGCCAGCGTGCATTCTTTACCTTGAGAAAGACACAGGAGACACAAACTGAACTTATTGGTGGTGCTGATGTCTACATGCCAGTGTGTAGGCAGCACTATGTGAATGGACAGATTGTTATGGAAACTACAAGGATTGTCTTGGATGTTGAAAGGTCTACTGTGATTCAAACTCTGAAGTAACTTTTGCCCAAGTCATGTGTGCTTATGTCATgtctaatttaattttgattaaagCTTTTCTCCTTATGTTTATACATTCTATTGTTCAAAGGAGACAGGCTGTATAACTGATATTCCATTCcttgtgatcaagatgggaattAAATGAGCGGATATGGTTTCTTGCAATTTTCTCCTGTTGTAAATCCTGAAAGTGCTTCTGTTTGGTAAtgctttctttcattttcttgttAATAATATGTCTAGCAAAATGATTTGCATGGCGCTTGATTTGCAGCTTCTGTATGAAGAAGTAATTCAATGATCCATTTATCAATAaatttgtattttaaattttacttAAAGCAGTACCTCTTTTAATGGAATGATGGTACTTCGGCTTGGAAGTGACAATGTAAACATGGGGAGTGAATCTCTGATTCCGACTTATTTAAAATATCTAGGCATGGGGTGCGGTTCTGATTATTACAATAAACAGTGGTTTTCTCAAAGAGGTACAATAATCACAATGGTCTCTTATTTAAGTTCAAACAATTTGGTCTTTttgaatattataatttatcctttAGAAGATGTTATTATCTTAGTCATAAGCAATATACTATTTGCATTGGTATGCATGTGCCCTAGGAGAACTCTGTTATGATGCTTAATGCTTGTCATGTAATGAAGGATTTTTATTGGGTTGACGACATGGATAATGACATTGTGACAATTACTACAACCATCAGTACTGATTACCAAGGCATATTATGATGCTGCAACAACATTATATAACCGTTGCAATGATTTCTTTCAATATTGTTATTGTTTTGAGATCTTAATATTTAAGTTTATGTTAATAAAATGACAATACTAGTTTCATATTTGTActtgataattatatttattattttagtaatttaatGAGTTATtgtagcttttctttttgtttgtttgTTCCGGTGGATGGGCAAACTTTGGCGAGGTCTAGTGACCAACCGGGAACACCCCCATTATATTATAATCATGCAATCCCTTTTTTAGTGTAAAGGGCCTTTCTTTGAAACGAAGCAAAACGTGCTTATTTCATGTAAAAAGGAAAGTTCTCGTAGAAAGGAAATCTCTAGGTTGTTTAATGGAAGTTAGCTTGGGTAAAAGCCAAGGTGAAGCGGGGAGTATCAGTAGGAGAGAGATTATATTTGGCGGTGAAGAAAAGCTAGTTTATTCGAAGCAGTTTATCTCTGCGCCACGTTCACGGAGGACATGACTTTAAATGGAGAAAATGACCAGCTAAAATTTTGTAATACAATAAACTTACCCTGATGCTTTCAAACGGGGCGGCAATCCTTAACCGTTTACTCGTTATAGATCGGATTATATTAATTGTTTTATAGAATGATCATACATGGACTTAAttttttaacccatttaataagcaTGACAGATTCAAATTGAtagattttgatatattttatgtcaCCTAATCTGATCCTATTGTCACTCCATCAAACGGTATTTGACGAGACTCTCCTAGAATGACCGCATGAAATGAGTAACGGCAGACAGGAACGCTTGCTAGGACCATGGAAGACGTTGGATTCACTTCCAACATCGTCCTTTAATCCAATTTTTTTCGGCATTCTAAGTAGGTGGTGCAATTTTATGAATGGTCTTGATTTCAAtggttttatgaaaatatctgaaACTTGATTTCCAAATTGACAACATAGTAgtctgacattttttttttttgttttagatGAGTTGTCGAATAAAAAAATAGCGAATATGAATATGT is part of the Elaeis guineensis isolate ETL-2024a chromosome 15, EG11, whole genome shotgun sequence genome and harbors:
- the LOC105034855 gene encoding thymidine kinase a, with the protein product MRSISTMRSLLPFPSSIYFPPSHLLSKTSPPPFLTLIPTSPFPKFILQSPIAYLPKPSSSTLRSFCTSSIDGPDPSMDARVSSGEIHVILGPMFAGKTTTLLRRIRSEIENGRSVAVIKSNKDTRYGLDSVVTHDGSKMPCLALPELSMFRDKFGIEAYNKLDVIGIDEAQFFEDLYDFCCRAADHDGKTVIVAGLDGDYLRRRFGSVLDIIPLADSVTKLSARCELCGQRAFFTLRKTQETQTELIGGADVYMPVCRQHYVNGQIVMETTRIVLDVERSTVIQTLK